A genomic stretch from Herpetosiphon gulosus includes:
- a CDS encoding cache domain-containing protein: MHIPILSRISTKITFASALLLFATILLVVVGLLRGFAQTRTDVTTASQHGLQNQGQVALFDLTQVEAKLLNANLEQVASTTRHLVSLFNSLDQIPSLSLTDPLSQLTTGTTNNRFDANPNRKSDLVIFANTPDTALLRQNLRDSQILDAIFPGVLANLGDALAIYYVSNEGLTRYYPVSNLQDIVPPDFDVPNENFYTIVAPTRNPERQTVWTDIYSDELGKGLLTTVSSPIYQGDQFRGFIGIDITLNEFLKQLETIKPTPSSYAFVLDQQGDVIAAPQIALQTFLNIPSSQTLSPSQTLELQMNPTTAPALASVLERMQNNQSGIQTLQANNQDLVVANAALTSINWHIVVIAPKTEITSEAQAVTATIETSSGRIVGKLLWFLAALTIITLLATWLISNRLSRPIVALVQNTQALAESNQFVQLPEQSNDELGFLARAFNQMASKVQSAQQSLQQVNQNLEQTVQQRTHELEQERESLQQTLDQLKHANSTVAKLTAPIIPVAQGVVVVPITGSLNTERIEQLQQAMLRTAERLRIHTVILDVTGLEVLEDSATFVRSLDALRLLGSKAMLVGVSADFAQDLIQSGINLDSVTTMANLQAAVRATLNQA, from the coding sequence ATGCATATACCAATCCTTTCGCGTATCAGCACAAAAATCACCTTCGCCAGTGCATTACTACTATTTGCAACAATTTTGCTAGTGGTGGTTGGGCTATTACGTGGGTTTGCCCAAACCCGCACCGATGTAACCACCGCCAGTCAACATGGCTTGCAAAATCAAGGTCAGGTGGCTTTGTTTGATCTCACCCAAGTTGAGGCCAAGCTGCTTAATGCTAACCTTGAGCAAGTCGCCAGCACTACTCGCCATCTGGTAAGCTTGTTTAATAGCCTCGATCAAATTCCGAGTCTGAGCTTAACTGACCCATTGAGTCAACTTACGACTGGCACTACCAACAATCGTTTTGATGCCAACCCCAACCGCAAGAGCGATTTAGTGATTTTTGCCAATACTCCCGATACTGCGTTATTGCGCCAAAACCTACGCGATTCGCAAATTCTTGATGCAATTTTCCCTGGGGTTTTGGCCAATTTGGGCGATGCCCTAGCAATTTATTATGTTAGCAACGAAGGCCTGACCCGCTATTATCCAGTTTCGAATTTGCAAGATATTGTGCCACCTGATTTCGATGTGCCCAACGAAAATTTTTATACGATTGTAGCTCCAACTCGTAACCCTGAACGCCAAACGGTTTGGACAGATATTTACTCGGATGAATTGGGCAAAGGCTTATTAACAACCGTTAGCTCGCCAATTTACCAAGGTGATCAATTTCGTGGCTTTATCGGCATTGACATTACACTCAATGAATTTTTGAAACAACTTGAAACGATTAAACCCACCCCAAGTAGCTATGCTTTTGTGCTCGATCAACAGGGCGATGTGATTGCCGCGCCCCAAATTGCGCTCCAAACATTTTTGAATATTCCTAGCTCGCAAACCCTTAGCCCAAGCCAAACCCTCGAACTCCAGATGAACCCTACCACTGCACCAGCATTAGCCAGTGTGCTTGAACGGATGCAGAATAACCAAAGCGGCATTCAAACGCTCCAAGCGAACAACCAAGATTTAGTGGTAGCCAATGCTGCGCTGACCTCGATCAATTGGCATATTGTGGTGATTGCGCCTAAAACCGAGATCACCAGCGAAGCTCAAGCAGTTACCGCCACAATCGAAACCAGCTCAGGCCGGATTGTGGGCAAACTACTGTGGTTTTTAGCAGCATTAACAATTATCACCCTGCTAGCGACTTGGTTGATCAGCAATCGGCTGAGTCGGCCAATCGTGGCGCTAGTGCAAAATACCCAAGCCTTAGCCGAATCGAATCAGTTTGTGCAGTTGCCCGAGCAAAGCAACGATGAGCTAGGATTTTTGGCTCGCGCCTTCAATCAAATGGCCAGCAAAGTTCAGTCAGCTCAACAAAGTCTCCAACAAGTCAATCAAAATCTTGAGCAAACTGTGCAGCAACGTACCCACGAGCTAGAACAAGAGCGCGAATCGCTGCAACAAACCCTTGATCAACTTAAACATGCCAATAGCACAGTGGCCAAACTGACCGCACCAATTATTCCGGTGGCGCAAGGCGTGGTGGTTGTGCCAATTACAGGCAGCCTGAATACCGAGCGAATCGAGCAATTGCAACAAGCTATGTTACGCACTGCCGAGCGCCTACGAATTCATACCGTAATTTTGGATGTGACGGGCCTTGAGGTGTTGGAAGATTCAGCGACCTTTGTGCGCAGTCTTGATGCCTTACGCTTGCTTGGTTCAAAAGCAATGCTGGTTGGGGTAAGTGCTGATTTTGCCCAAGATTTGATTCAGAGCGGCATCAACCTTGATTCAGTTACAACCATGGCCAATCTGCAAGCAGCCGTCCGCGCAACATTAAATCAAGCCTAG